The Prodigiosinella aquatilis region TGAATAACGTCAGCGATTTACAGGAAGTCAGTAATGAAGTTGACAACAAATTGCTGGAAGACAGTCGATTTATTGCTTCGGCTGAAGTGCCCGTTCTGATGCTGGTGCAGGATATCAAACGCCTGCGTAGTGAGGATGGCTGGATGGCTCTTCCCGCGTTGAAGCAAGAAGAGATTAACCAGCAGCGACCGTGGTTTGAAAAAGCGGGCATGCGGGATGAATACCGTTACCTGCAAGCTGCATTTCAGTTTTACCAGCAGAAGGATTATGCAGCAGTACTCAAAACCATCCCCAGGACCACTCGCCAGGATCTGACCCACACTACGGCGTTCAGTTCGCAGGTTCTACGTGGTTTGGCACTGGACCATCAGAAACAATGGAGCGCCGCCACCGCGCATTGGCGCTATCTTTTAACCCTGAAAACCAACTATACCCAACAACAGTTTCTGCAACTGGCTCTGGCGCAAACACTGGTCAACAGCGGCCACCCGGAGCTGGTGTTCACACCGGAAAGTCCGGTAACCAACCTGCGTTTTCGCTCGGCAATACTGAAAATCAGCGCGAATGCCGACCTGCTGCGTAAGCAGACCGGCCCCGAACAAAGCCATGAAGAGCGGGCGATTGCGTTACATACCCTGTTAACCAAACAGTTAACACACGGTGATTACGCCGGTTACCTGAAAGACAGCGCATTGTTGAAATCTATTGCGCCGCTGAAAAGCACCGAAAACCAAAGCTGGAGTGAGGATGATCTGACAGTGTTTGACTGGGACGGCAGTGATACCGAAGATGGCTATCAATGCCCGACGTTGCAACAGACGGTCACCACGCTGAGCCAGAATCCGAATGATGCCCACGCCATTAACTGCCTGGGAGAATTTTTCCTGCGCACCGGGAATACAGTGGGATTCGATTGGGGAGAAAACAATATGCTCAGCGGCCTGACGGAAGCCGTAAGCCAGTTTAATGGTGATGAGCATAACCGCCTGGATGGTTACATGCAGGTCATCGCCTCTCCGAAAGCGCCACCGGAAGACAAGAGTTATGCGCTCTACCGCGCAATTTATTGCTACGCCCCCAGCGGCTATAACGACTGTGGATCACAAAACATCAGTAAGGCGACCCGCAGAGCCTGGTTCCAACAACTCAAAACCGAATTTAAAGGCAGTCAATGGGCGATGCAGCTCAAATACTATTGGTGACGCGTATCGCCTTGCTGACCAGCCTTTTAGTGCTTAGTCCGGTGGCTTATAGCGCCGTTAACGCCGCCCACTATCATGCATTCTGGTTGTGGGCAGCTGTCCGGCCTCAGCCAGTGTTGCATCAGGCAGAGACACTTTATCTGCATCAGGGAGAGATCACCCGTCGTCAGGGCAAAACCGTCTTTCTGCGACAGGGAATTCCTGTCAGCAAGCTGCATATCAACCATCTGTGGCTCACCTATCGCGTCTCAACACTGAACATCAGTGAAAAGCAGCTACGCAGAATGTTAAAAATACGGGAGAAATGGCTCTCCAACGGGAACCAGGTTGCGGGTATTCAAATTGATTTCGACGCACGAAGCTATGAATTAGCACATTACGTAACCTTTCTGCAGACACTGCGGCGACAGTTGCCCACAGCGTGCCGCCTGAGCGTTACCGGCCTGCTGGACTGGGCGAAAACCGGTGACATTAAGCAGCTTAACCGACTGAATCACGTCGTGGATGAACTGGTGGTACAAACCTATCAGGGACGCCATACCATCAATAATTACCGCGATTATCTGCCTGCCCTGCTGGCACTGAAAGTTCCCTTTCGTATTGGGCTAATACAGCACGGACGGTGGGACGAGCGCTGGCAATATCGACTAGCCGCTTCACCTTTCTACCGCGGCGAAGCGGTATTTCTTATCAATCCGGTTCCTGCCCGACGGGTGCCGATCACCCACTGAGTCGATTTTCTGCGAACCAGATAGAAGTATGGTTCACCACCTTTCTGATAAGTATCGATATCACTAAAGACTAGCGCCGACCACCAAATCCGTTCTGTCGCCAGGCTTCGTAGCTAATAATCGCCACCGAATTAGAAAGATTCAGGCTGCGACAGTCAGGCTCCATTGGAATGCGGATACGACATTCCGGCGCAAAACCGTTACGAATAGCATCCGGCAGTCCAGACGTTTCCGAACCGAACAGCAACACATCTCCGGGCTGATAATTGGGCTCGTCATATGGACGACTACCTTTGGTGGTGCAGGCGAAAATACGGCATCCTTCCACCGCCTGCAGAAATTCCTGATAGTTTTTATGACGACTGACACTGGCCAGATCGTGATAATCCAGTCCGGCACGGCGCAATTTTTTTTCTTCAAAATCAAAACCGAACGGTTCAATCAAATGCAGGAAACAGCCATTGTTGGCGGCCAGCCGGATGATATTGCCAGTATTGGGTGCAATTTGTGGCTCGTAGAGCGCAATATGAAACATGGGATGACGTCAATCGCAAAGAAAATTTTGATGGCAGTATATATCATTCATAGGGATCACCCCAAAACCGGGGATCACCAGTACCGGTGTCTATGTCAGGACGATTCATTGATTGACGATTATACTTAAGATACGTTTACTAAAATGGACTATTGTTACCGAGGTCATATGAATAAAACACTTATCCCGGTCATACTACTGACTTCGCTGCTACTGCCGCTGGCGGTACAGGCCGGTAATGCACAGGCGCCTTCAGCCCAGCAGAAAGAATTTGATAACGGCATTAGCAGCCAGAAAAAGCTGCTACAGAATATGCAACAGAATCAAAAGATACATCAACAGAGCCTGAATCAGGATATCAAGCAGCGCAGCCGTGAACAGCAACAGCAGTTGCAATTACAGCTCCAGCAACAACGACTACAGGCACAGAAACCGAATTCAAAATAACGCAGCAGAACCGGACATCACATCCGAACCCCCATCAAGGTCAGAATCAGCGGCGTAGTAACCGCCGCCAGCGCGGTAGACATCAGCAGGCTGGCGGCGATAGGACCACCCAGCACATTAAACTGACGTGACATCAGATAGATATTAACGCCTACCGCCATTGAGCCAAGTAGCACCACCACCCGGGTTTCCATCTCCGGCAGGCCAAGCGCCCGGGCCAACAGCCACACCACCAGCGGTTGTACCAACAATTTGATAATGCAAACAGCCATACTGATCTGCCAACCATCACGGACACGGTATTCCGCCAGTCCCATTCCCAGCGCCACCAGCGACAGTGGTACCGCGATTTGCCCCAGCATGGCGATCGGCTTATCAATTGTGGATGGTAGCGACAACCCAGTGAGACTAAATAACGTGCCAGAAAGAATGCCAACAATCAGTGGGTTTTTCAGTACGCCAAGCGTGGTTTTGGTGAATCCCTGCATGGACAGCGTACCGTTGCGCGCCCACTCTACCGATATAGTGACCAACGTCCACAAAATCAGGCCATTAAACACCAGCACCAACGCTACTGACGGAATAGCTGCTGGCCCCAGCATCAGGGTAGCTATCGGCAAACCCAGCATCACGTTATTGGAAAAGATACCGCTTAGGGCAAATACAGAGCCGGATACACCATCCAGCCGGAATATCTTGTTGGCAATTAGCCGTCCCAGCACAAATACAATCATGCAACTGCCGAAAAAAGCGATCAGCAAACGAGCATCCACGGCCGGTCGTTTGGAGAAATCACACATCATGCGAAACAGCATGGCAGGCAGGGCAACGGAGAATACAAATTTGCTGAGAGCGTCCGTGACCGCAGTAGACCATCTTCCGCAACGGATCAGACCGTAACCCAGCATAATCAATACAAACAGAGGTAATGACAGGAAAATCTGGTGCCAGAGAGAAATGATAAACGTGGGCATTGCCCCTTCCTTAACGCTTATTTTTAACCGGCACTCAGTGCGCTAATCGGCAAGACAAGCAGAATTCAGCCGGCAGAAAAGTCTGCCCCAATCAAATCTATCCGGTCAGTACAGATACAGTCAACGCCCCATTGCAACAAGGTCCGTGCTCGCGCTGGCTGATTGACGGTATAAACCAGTATACGTAACCCGGCATCTTTCAGTAACGCCACTCGGGATTCATCCAGCAATTGATGATTCAGATGAATGGAGACACAGCCCAGGCGTTGCGTCAGGACTTGCCAGTCGTCGTTCCATTCATCCAGCAACAGGCCGCGAGGCAATCCCGGTACCGCTTGCTGCGCCGCCGCCAACGCCTCCACCGCAAAAGACGAGAGCAACGGTGCCACCGGATGGTCCCGCCACAATTGCTGGGCTGCCAGCGCGACCACCCGCCCGGTTTCAGCTTCACAGCCAGTGGTGGGTTTGATTTCGATATTTGCCGCCATACCATATTTTGCACAACGCTGTGCCACCTCAGAAAGCAGCGGCAGCGGTTCGCCCTTGAAATCCTGACTGTACCAACCACCGGCATCCAGCGTAACCAGCTTATCCCACGGCAACAAACCCGCCATGCCCCAACCATTGCTGGTACGATCCAACGTGTCGTCATGTAGCAGGAAAACCTGCCCGTCCTGCGATAGCTTGGCGTCGAACTCAATCATCCGATGACCGTGCCGGGCACCGACATCAATCGCCGCCAGCGTGTTTTCAGGTGCCAACGAACCGCCGCCACGGTGGGCGACGATAGCCGGGTAAGGCCAGTTATTTATCATGCTTCTATCCGTAATCCGCTTTGTGAATCAAATAAATGCCATGCTGTTTCCGGCAAATGCAGCCACAAGGTCGACCCCACGTCCGGGCAGTGTTCATGCGACAAACGCACAATAATATTTTGCCCCGCCCATTTACCGTGCGCCAGATTATCCGCGCCCAGCAACTCCAGTGTGTCGACGATCAGCGGAATGCCGCCCGCCGCTTGTGTAGAGAGCTGAATATGCTCCGGACGCACACCCAGCGTCAATGCACATCCCTGCCATTGTGGTTTCGGTATCGACAATGGAATGGCAAAATCGGGTGACAGGGCAAAGCGGCTACCATCATCACTCATGTTTCCGGCCCATAGATTCATGGCCGGAGAACCGATAAAGCTGGCTACAAACAGGGACGCCGGGCGGCGGTAGATCTCCGCCGGTGCGCCAATCTGCTCGGCGACGCCTTTATTCATCACAATCACCCGCTGGGCTAGCGTCATCGCTTCCACTTGATCGTGAGTGACATACAGGCTGGTGGTTTTCAGTCGCCGGTGCAGTTGTTGCAACTCAAGACGCATCTGCACACGCAGCTTAGCATCCAGATTCGATAACGGTTCATCAAACAGGAACACCGACGGTTCCCGCACAATGGCACGTCCCATCGCCACACGTTGCCGTTGACCGCCAGACAGCTCACGCGGTTTACGTGTCAGCAAGGGCTGTAATTCCAGAATACGGGCCGCTTCTTCTACTCGCTGGCGAATATGCCCTTTACCAAACCCGCGAATTTTCAGCCCGTAAGCCATATTATCGTAAACGTTCATATGTGGATAAAGCGCGTAATTTTGGAAAACCATCGCAATACCGCGATCTTTCGGCTCCCGATCGGTCACCCGTTCGTCACCGATATAGATATCGCCACTGGTGGTCTGTTCCAGACCCGCCACCATCCGCAGCAGCGTGGATTTCCCACAGCCAGATGGCCCGACCATCACCACAAATTCACCGTCTGCCACATCCAGATCAATGGGCTGAATTACCTGTGTTTTACCGTCGTAGGATTTGGTAACAGCCTGAAGTTTTAAACATGCCATAAAAAATATCCGGGGGAAAATACGTAACGCCGCGCAACAGCGGTCCTCTGATTAACGGGCAAGATAACCCGCCATAACGTTTTATTTCTCACTATCAACCAGGCCGCGCACGAACCAGCGTTGCATCAACATCACAACCAACAACGGCGGCAACATGGTCAGCAACATTGCCGACATCACCTGATTCCACTCGGTTGGGCTATCACCGATGGCAATCATGCTCTGAATACCGGCCACCGCCGTACCCAGACGAGCATCGCTTATAATCAGCAATGGCCATAGATACTGATTCCAGCCATAAATGAACGTGATGACAAACAGTGCCGCCAGATTGGTTTTGGATAATGGCAGCACCATGTCGAAGAAAAAGCGCATCGGGCCAGCACCATCAATGCGCGCCGCTTCCAATAGTTCATTCGGTAAGGTCATGAAGAATTGCCGAAACAGAAATGTGGCAGTGGCAGACGCCATCAGCGGCAATGTCAATCCGGTGTAACTGTTCATGATATGGAGCTGGGACATCACCTCAATCGTCGGGAAAATACGTACTTCTACCGGTAGCATCAAGGTGATAAAAATAAGCCAAAAGAATAGATTACGGAACGGAAAGCGGAAATAAACGATGGCAAAGGCGGAAAGCATAGACACGCTGATTTTCCCCAGCGTAATGGTCAGCGCCATGATAAAACTGTTAATCAGCATCCGCCCGAAAGGAGTGCTGTTATTGTCGCCGACACCATGTTGCCAGATGTAGCTCAGGTTTTCCCACAGATGGCCGCCGGGAATCAGCGTCATCGGCACTTGAAATACCTGATCATGATCCAGCGTCGCGGCGACAAACGCCACATACAGCGGAAACAACACCACCAGAATGGCAATAACCAGCATGATATGGCTGAAAATATCCAACCCGCGACGTTTTTCAATCATTGCGTTCCTGATCATTGATAATTCACCCTTCGTTCGACAAAGCGGAACTGAATCACGGTCAGAACAATAACCACAAACATCAGTACCACCGACTGCGCCGCCGAGCTGGAGAGATCGAGTCCGGCAAACCCTTCGCGGTAGATCTTGTAAATCAGCGTGGTGGTGGCCTGCACCGGCCCCCCTTCCGTGGCAGCATCAATCACCGGGAAAGTATCAAAGAAGGCGTACACCAGGTTGACCACCAGCAGAAAGAAACTCACCGGCGAAATCAGCGGTAGTACCAGATTGAAAAAACGCCGGACTGGACCGGCACCGTCAATCGCCGCCGCTTCAATCAGGGATCGGGGTATCGATTGCAAGGCAGCCAGAAAAAACAGGAAGTTATAGCTGATTTGTTTCCATACCGACGCCAGCACCACCAGAAACATCGCCTGACCACTATTCTGTGCGTGATTCCAGTTATACCCAACCTGTTCCAGTGCATAAGTAATCAACCCCATTCCGGGATTGAACAAAAACATCCACAATACCGCTGCGACAGCCGGTGCCACAGCGTAGGGCAGCATCAGCAACGTCTGGTAAAAACGGCTGAAACGGATGACATAGTCCACCAATGCCGCCAGAAACAACGAAATAATCAACCCGGAACCCGCCACCAGAGAACTGAATACCAGCGTGGTGTAAAACGCTCCCAGGTAATAGGTGTCGTGGAGCAGGTTGACAAAGTTAGCCAGCCCGACAAATTGGCTGGATAACCCGAACGGATCCACATTTTGTACCGAATACCACAGCGCTTGCCCGGCAGGCCAGAGGAAAAAAACCACAGTGATCGCCATCTGCGGTA contains the following coding sequences:
- a CDS encoding DUF3142 domain-containing protein; this translates as MGDAAQILLVTRIALLTSLLVLSPVAYSAVNAAHYHAFWLWAAVRPQPVLHQAETLYLHQGEITRRQGKTVFLRQGIPVSKLHINHLWLTYRVSTLNISEKQLRRMLKIREKWLSNGNQVAGIQIDFDARSYELAHYVTFLQTLRRQLPTACRLSVTGLLDWAKTGDIKQLNRLNHVVDELVVQTYQGRHTINNYRDYLPALLALKVPFRIGLIQHGRWDERWQYRLAASPFYRGEAVFLINPVPARRVPITH
- a CDS encoding tRNA (cytidine(34)-2'-O)-methyltransferase, translated to MFHIALYEPQIAPNTGNIIRLAANNGCFLHLIEPFGFDFEEKKLRRAGLDYHDLASVSRHKNYQEFLQAVEGCRIFACTTKGSRPYDEPNYQPGDVLLFGSETSGLPDAIRNGFAPECRIRIPMEPDCRSLNLSNSVAIISYEAWRQNGFGGRR
- a CDS encoding AEC family transporter, whose product is MPTFIISLWHQIFLSLPLFVLIMLGYGLIRCGRWSTAVTDALSKFVFSVALPAMLFRMMCDFSKRPAVDARLLIAFFGSCMIVFVLGRLIANKIFRLDGVSGSVFALSGIFSNNVMLGLPIATLMLGPAAIPSVALVLVFNGLILWTLVTISVEWARNGTLSMQGFTKTTLGVLKNPLIVGILSGTLFSLTGLSLPSTIDKPIAMLGQIAVPLSLVALGMGLAEYRVRDGWQISMAVCIIKLLVQPLVVWLLARALGLPEMETRVVVLLGSMAVGVNIYLMSRQFNVLGGPIAASLLMSTALAAVTTPLILTLMGVRM
- the ugpQ gene encoding glycerophosphodiester phosphodiesterase; protein product: MINNWPYPAIVAHRGGGSLAPENTLAAIDVGARHGHRMIEFDAKLSQDGQVFLLHDDTLDRTSNGWGMAGLLPWDKLVTLDAGGWYSQDFKGEPLPLLSEVAQRCAKYGMAANIEIKPTTGCEAETGRVVALAAQQLWRDHPVAPLLSSFAVEALAAAQQAVPGLPRGLLLDEWNDDWQVLTQRLGCVSIHLNHQLLDESRVALLKDAGLRILVYTVNQPARARTLLQWGVDCICTDRIDLIGADFSAG
- a CDS encoding sn-glycerol-3-phosphate import ATP-binding protein UgpC, which codes for MACLKLQAVTKSYDGKTQVIQPIDLDVADGEFVVMVGPSGCGKSTLLRMVAGLEQTTSGDIYIGDERVTDREPKDRGIAMVFQNYALYPHMNVYDNMAYGLKIRGFGKGHIRQRVEEAARILELQPLLTRKPRELSGGQRQRVAMGRAIVREPSVFLFDEPLSNLDAKLRVQMRLELQQLHRRLKTTSLYVTHDQVEAMTLAQRVIVMNKGVAEQIGAPAEIYRRPASLFVASFIGSPAMNLWAGNMSDDGSRFALSPDFAIPLSIPKPQWQGCALTLGVRPEHIQLSTQAAGGIPLIVDTLELLGADNLAHGKWAGQNIIVRLSHEHCPDVGSTLWLHLPETAWHLFDSQSGLRIEA
- the ugpE gene encoding sn-glycerol-3-phosphate ABC transporter permease UgpE, with the translated sequence MIEKRRGLDIFSHIMLVIAILVVLFPLYVAFVAATLDHDQVFQVPMTLIPGGHLWENLSYIWQHGVGDNNSTPFGRMLINSFIMALTITLGKISVSMLSAFAIVYFRFPFRNLFFWLIFITLMLPVEVRIFPTIEVMSQLHIMNSYTGLTLPLMASATATFLFRQFFMTLPNELLEAARIDGAGPMRFFFDMVLPLSKTNLAALFVITFIYGWNQYLWPLLIISDARLGTAVAGIQSMIAIGDSPTEWNQVMSAMLLTMLPPLLVVMLMQRWFVRGLVDSEK
- the ugpA gene encoding sn-glycerol-3-phosphate ABC transporter permease UgpA → MTSSRPVFGRSWLPYALVLPQMAITVVFFLWPAGQALWYSVQNVDPFGLSSQFVGLANFVNLLHDTYYLGAFYTTLVFSSLVAGSGLIISLFLAALVDYVIRFSRFYQTLLMLPYAVAPAVAAVLWMFLFNPGMGLITYALEQVGYNWNHAQNSGQAMFLVVLASVWKQISYNFLFFLAALQSIPRSLIEAAAIDGAGPVRRFFNLVLPLISPVSFFLLVVNLVYAFFDTFPVIDAATEGGPVQATTTLIYKIYREGFAGLDLSSSAAQSVVLMFVVIVLTVIQFRFVERRVNYQ